The sequence acagcagcagcaacaacaacaacaacaaacaCAAGAAAATTAGTAAGATATAGAGAGTGTTTGAAAAACCACGCGGTGAACATGGGCGGACATGCTGTAGATGGGTGTGGTGAATTCATGGCGGCTGGTGAAGAAGGTACTTTAGATGCACTTAAATGTGCTGCGTGTAACTGCCACAGAAATTTTCACCGAAAAGAAACTGATGGAATAGGAGAAGGAATATATCAACATCACTACCACCAGCAGCATCACCCCCAATTCTCACCGTACTATCGTGCTCCACCTCCAGCTGGGTACCTACACCTGACACCACCACCGCAGCATAGACCTTTAGCCTTACCTGCAGCTTCTGCTGGAGGAGGTGGCTATAGTAGGGATTTGGAAGATATTTCAAACCCCAGTAGTAGTGGcggaggtggaggtggaggaGGCGGCGGAGGCAGTGGCGGTGGTAGTGGAGGTTCAAAGAAGCGGTTTAGGACAAAATTTAGTCAGGAGCAGAAAGATAAGATGTTGGATTTTTCGGAGAGGCTTGGATGGAGGATCCAAAAACATGATGAGGCTGCTGTGGAGCAGTTTTGTTCTGACAATGGAATCAAAAGGCAAGTGCTTAAGGTTTGGATGCACAATAACAAGCACACTCTTGgtaagaaaccctaaatttattcttttatttacttaaaactgaaccaaaaaaaaaaaaaaagaaaaaagaaaatggacaAAATCACTCGTCAGTATCATCTTCCAGCAATCATTCATAATACAGTAGCTAGCTACTTAGTGCCGATTGTCAAGAAGATATtgaagaaaggaaaggaagagaCATCGTCAGAAGCAATATATTTTGTGATGTCGAACTGTTAATTAGCTGCAGTAACGTGAGTAGGGTTCTTactgctttttttctttttaaatcttttgGGGGTTTTCTtaatctctttctctttctttttccccttCCAAATTTAAAGTTTGGGTTttgcttttagtttctttttctgaatGTAGGAAGGATTGGTGAGGATGATGAccctgttattattatttatttttttgttgaatACGTTGCTGCTGATGGGCCATTTTTCTCCTGAAATCAGCATCATCCAACTCCAGTTGCTACTTTCTTTTTGCTGAATGTTTATTTGATTTGAGCTTAAATGAGaagggagaaaaaagaaaaacctaattcaCATTGACAAAAGATTTAGAGTAAATGCTGCTGGACTTGGCTTTCACAACATTTCAAGTCAACTGTCTTTAGTCATCATATGAAACGAATcgaagaagatgaagcaatGGCAATAGcaaaattttcctttattttaagaagaaaagaaaaactactGGAGTGGAGGAGTTGTACGTGTATCGATGATGAGATGATCATGATCATGATCGAGGATCAATCGAGAGAATTGAATTAAATCCCTCGTTGAACCAAACGTGTATAGCATGCAAAGCTTGCATTTTTTTTCGTATTTGTTCACAACTGTCAACTTCTCCTTCTTTCTCTCCATCTCACTCACCGCTCtaaaattgttattattatttttcttttacttgttttcttctttctttttccctctctctctctctctctctctctctcgtaTTAATTACTTTCAACTTCCTCTCCCTTTACACTCTAAAGACTCACTATTCAcctctcttttccttttcatttttcaccgAAAAAGGGAAGGAGACAAATGTTGCTtaggggagagagagagagagagagagagagagaagtggCCCTGAATATGTACCCTCTTCTAGTACATTTTTCTCTTAATTCGtttcttcctctttctttcttcatacCTCGTCCTCCTGTAATTgctgtctttctttcttttttgtttttggttttcttcagtTTATTGTTCAGTTCTGtgcctcttttttttttttttggtttctttcATCTTGTTTGATGTTTCTTGATTAAATTCTTCAGCAACAACGAAAAAATATTGTAACTTCCAATGAGTGATTAGTGTAGTACTAGTAGAGTAAAACAAAGTTTCTGAAGTGGTTATTAACGTATAGTAGTAGTAGTACTGTAGCCCAGTCTTTTGCCAGTTTCGTTGCAGTTCTTGCAGACCTTGTGATTGTCATTTACTCATTGCATATGTAAGCAAAAGCTTATTATATCTAACTACCCTTTTccagccttttctttttcttattcttttccctccattttatttttgatcATCTCTTTAAAAACAAATCCCTAATCAACTtacataatttggagttaaaTACAAAGAACccatctttttgtttttctttattggattCCCATGTATGTATGATATACATACAAGTTTTTGAAAGAGTGAAAAAGTGGAAACGCAAAGCACATAAGATACAGAGAGACAATTGCAAATGTTGGAGAAAGGCAAGTAATGAATAGGAGAGGCAACTGTCGGAAAAATGATCTAAAGTTCGGTTTGATGTTATGTTTGCTTCCTTTTTATTCTTCTGTTCCGTTGAGAAACATGTGGGCTCTGTCTCAAAACCAACAAGAAAacggagagagagagagacaggaACAATAATAAATGGCACTGACATTACAGCTAATATTTTGTTATGTTTTTGGTGCTTATCTCTTACTTCTAACCACATACATATATTGCatcagagaaaaaaaaaattgaaaacctCGAACCTCTTTCATTAGCATCATCTCTCTCCTCTGAAACCCTCATTTAACACTCCTTGTCCCATTGCTTAAACTAACAACAAACATGATCTCACCACCTATCACCATCGTCGTCTTCCACAGTACTCATCCAAGAAACTTACCCTACTTTCTTTTACTGGCCTTCTCTTTCCATTGGGATTTagtttttttgaataaatattcAATGAACGGAAATACGCCCAAGAGTTTGAATTCGCTGTTTTAGGGTTTTACCTCGTCTTGCATGGTTTTTAATTAAGAGGCTATAATTATCTCATCATTGTGTTGTTAGGGAAACAGAaagtatttgatatttaattagagAAGTAAAACTTTTAGCTCTCTTCTTCTAATAAGTCCaacagtttttaaaatttattatcccTTCAGTGTAAGGTTTTTGCACAAGGACTAAATCACTTAATAAACCTAATTTGAAacgattaaaataattacttcactgaaatattcaaaatttttatctctcatttcatcatatttttctttcttctattcCATTCGTAATGAATAGAGGTCAAAAtcatgataaatttatttcttatgtgtccttttattttctcttccaTTAACACTTTCACTTATAACGAATAAAggtaaaattgaaaaagaatgtaattaatatttcatgATCTGGTTTGCGGTCGTCCAGATTAAGGATTGGTTTGTTTTGTGTTTCTTCAATTCTCAATTAATAGTTATCTAACTTCATTTTCGATGTCAGAGAAGCCCGTTTATATTAGGCGAAACTCTTAAATTCCCGCTGATATAAGTCAAGACAAGAGAAGAAGGAACAGAAAGGAATGATTAATTAAGGAGAGCATGGCGATGCCATATAGTTTGCAAATGATTAATGAAATTACCTATGCAAAAACCTCATCTGCACACTAACAAAACCTCTAAATTTGAGTGAGCATATTGAAATTGGAGgctatatatattaagatgtaagtaaagaaaaaagccATACCCTAAACTGTTCCGTAAGAGAGTTAAGCGCAAGTTaggtttaaatttattaagaaatctGTTTATCAGTTTACCAGATCACTACTTTTTTTCCCTTTACAAATTTAATGCTGGATTTATAGTTTCTCTTTCTAAAGAACGAAGCCACTAACACTTTGCTAATCCCGAATGATAACGAGGCTAATTTCCAAACACAGAAACGAAAAGGCGATGATCAGCAAATGAGCATAACAAGAGGTGACTTCCTTCCATGGTGTAACCTAGGTAAGTGGTCTTCGCTTTCATGGTCATTGTAGCTTTTGTTCTTGGCTTTCTCTTATGTTCTGTGCTCCTTTGTTATGTAATTCTGGAACacacacaaaaaagaaaagggtctTACAAGATTCTTATGAAGAGAATTATTggatgggtttgttttctttaatattttccagcacaatattatttatttaggaataGAGAAAGCAAAAAATGGCAGAATACATATACGGTAGTGGTTGGGAGAAAGTAATTACTATTCTTAAAACTCATAGCTACATTTAGATTCTAAGAACAAATATCTTTCTATATCACACTGACTTCTTGCTATATATGGACTGACATGTTAAGATGCCACCTGCTTCACTACCAAGTAGCCAAGTACCAATACATGTCTCTCCTATtatattctctctctctctctctctatatatatatatatatatatatatatatatatatatatatatatattaaaatctttgGAAAACCATATTAATATCCAACGGTATACCGGTTTGACACTTTTCAGGATgtcatttattttgtattattttattgtttaatctcatttactattaataatatgaaaagaatGCTCAGACATTATTAtgacataattaattatttgaaatataacTATAGTTCACTAAAAAttgtaagaaaaattaataatacctCTAATAGCAACTTTGTGATTTCAGAAAGATCGTCAGTCGTTTTCAGAAGCTAACAAAAATACGAGTTCAATGTATGCAAGAGCTGATCTAATTGAAACATCAGAGTCTCAAAATATGAGTCACTgccattaaagaaaaatctcagGACTTTTATCTAATCTCAAAACCTAGAAAAGTGTCAAGATTAAAACGGATCGTATTAGTCAAAAGTTAGAAAATTGATATAGTCAAATCAAAACAGTAAACATATGAAGCCTAATTGACTAGAAGAAGAGGCTCTCagttttaaaaatacaatGATAAGATATAACAATTCATGTATGTATATATCAAATAgatttccttttctaaaaAGGGCCATgactaattaaatatcttttcaGTAATGCATTTTCCGACTTCCAACCAACTCTATATAATTGGTAAGACTCGGACCCAATATGAAAATGTGGTCGATTattcatttacttattaaaatataagctCAGTGGACCACCTGATTCTGGATGTAACTTGTAACATGACTCAATTCTTTTCGTGTTTGCAGAATTCCCATCATTCAATTGAAAATTGACCGTTAACATGTTATTATTCAGAAACTAACGCCCACTTCTAAGACTTAAttactttgattttcttttctttttgaatccCAAccttttagtttaaatttatgaatagaTATTATAAGAAACAGTCGTACTTGACATGAACATAAGAGAATTTTAATCAA is a genomic window of Ricinus communis isolate WT05 ecotype wild-type chromosome 2, ASM1957865v1, whole genome shotgun sequence containing:
- the LOC8268383 gene encoding zinc-finger homeodomain protein 2, which gives rise to MDFEEHEDQEEEMEMAIPPGYHHHDTISNSVRPKMGSATGGGGGEGGSTIATAAATTTTTNTRKLVRYRECLKNHAVNMGGHAVDGCGEFMAAGEEGTLDALKCAACNCHRNFHRKETDGIGEGIYQHHYHQQHHPQFSPYYRAPPPAGYLHLTPPPQHRPLALPAASAGGGGYSRDLEDISNPSSSGGGGGGGGGGGSGGGSGGSKKRFRTKFSQEQKDKMLDFSERLGWRIQKHDEAAVEQFCSDNGIKRQVLKVWMHNNKHTLGRIGEDDDPVIIIYFFVEYVAADGPFFS